The Sulfuricurvum sp. DNA window TCGATACTCCATACGCAATAGAGTTTCCCAACCCTTCTTTATAATTCGCATTAACGACTGTTTTGAGCGGTAAATCTTTGATTGAGTCACGGCATTGATCACTTTGATGCCCTAAAACGACCGTAACATGGGGTGTGAGTTCCAAAGCCTGAGTTGCTGCATGCCACAAAAGTGTATGACCGTTTAACTCTAAAAGCTGCTTAGGCTGGCCTAAACGGCTCGATGTTCCGGCAGCCATAACCAGAATATTGAGCTGATGGCTAGTTGGCATGAATCGCCACCTTTTTTTTCTCCCGAAGCGACATCGGTGTGGCTCGGTTTCGATTTGCCTCTATTTCTGCGCAGATGGACAAGGCGATCGATTCCGGTGACTCTCCTCCCAAATCCAATCCGATAGGGTTATGCAGTCTCGGATCCATGAAAACAGTCTCACTGAATTGACTGAAAGAGCTGATGATGCTTTTCGTTCTTTTTTGAGGACCCATCATACCGATATAGGAGACCTCTGAATCCAATAATGCGCTCAAATAGACGGCATCACTGGAAAAATTATGACTCATAACGACAGCGGCGTCGAAATGGCGTTCTAAGACTTCTGCAACGTCTTCGCAGTTATCGAGCAAATGGGTTTCATCGGCCGAGTGTACATGTGCAAGATTGGATGCTCGCGTATCGCAGATGGCGGTTTGCCAACCGAGTGTATTGGCGATCGAGAGCAACGGCTCACTGCCCGGTCCGGCTCCTAAGATCAATAACCGATAGGGAGAATGAATCTTTTGATAAATGAGTTGGGGGTTCGATTCTTCATCGAACACGATATCTTCTTGTTTTTCTTCTGACGAAAATCCATAAAATCCATGTATCTCTGTTGAACGTATCAGTGTTTTTTTGATCCCGGATAATGCAAAATCAAGTGCGATACCGATTGCCCCGTAGTTATCCTGGTAATAAAACGGCTCCATCCACAGTTTGATAAGACCGTTGCATCCGACCCCTTTGCCCCAACTGTCCAGGGTGTCATCTTTCATCCGCAAATCATGGACGACATATTTTCCTTCATGTTTAGAGAGGATATCTTTGGCACAATGGACAATATCTTCTTCAAAACATCCTCCGCTGACAACACCGATGAATTTTCCGTCGGAATTCACCAGCATCGTCGCACCGCTTTTACGATAAACGGAACCTTCCGTATCCAAAACGTTGATACAGACGATATCTTTTCTTTCGCTTTTCGCTTGTTGTATAAAATGGATAAAATCTTTATGAGCGAACATGGT harbors:
- a CDS encoding XdhC/CoxI family protein yields the protein MFAHKDFIHFIQQAKSERKDIVCINVLDTEGSVYRKSGATMLVNSDGKFIGVVSGGCFEEDIVHCAKDILSKHEGKYVVHDLRMKDDTLDSWGKGVGCNGLIKLWMEPFYYQDNYGAIGIALDFALSGIKKTLIRSTEIHGFYGFSSEEKQEDIVFDEESNPQLIYQKIHSPYRLLILGAGPGSEPLLSIANTLGWQTAICDTRASNLAHVHSADETHLLDNCEDVAEVLERHFDAAVVMSHNFSSDAVYLSALLDSEVSYIGMMGPQKRTKSIISSFSQFSETVFMDPRLHNPIGLDLGGESPESIALSICAEIEANRNRATPMSLREKKKVAIHAN